The following DNA comes from uncultured Acidilobus sp. JCHS.
CCTGACTCGGGGACCGTGAGGCTCATGGGCTTTGACCCCTTCAGGGAGCCCAGGGCTAGGGAGGGGGTGGGGGTAGTCTTCGAGAGGCCCAGCTTCCTGCCTTCAATGCCTGTCATGGAGATCCTCGAGAGGGCCGCGAGGATCTATAAAGTCCCGGGGGAGGAGGTGAGGAGGGTCATAGAGCTGGCCGGCCTGAAGGGATACGAGTCCAAGCCCTTTGGAAACCTCAGCGCCGGCCTGAAGCAGAGGACCGCCATAGCTCACGCCATGATAGGCAGGCCCAGGCTGCTGATAGCCGATGAGCCTACAAGCAACCTGGACCCCGTTGGGAGGGGGGAGGTGCTGAGGCTGCTGGCGGAGCTCAACAGGGAGGGCGTAACTGTGCTCCTGTCAAGCCACGTCCTGTCCGAGGTGCTAAGGGTCGTCAGCAGGGTTGCAGTAATTAAGTCGGGGAACATAGTGATAGCTGGCCCGCCTGACGAGGTTGTCTCCAGCGCCAGGGTGGGGAGGGTCAGGACGCCTGATACTGAGAGGCTCGCCAAGGTCCTGGCCGAGAGGGGCCTTGAGGCCAGGGCTGACGTTAACTCCGTTTACGTGAGGCTCAGGGGGCCTGAGGAGGAGAGGGAGCTTCTCCTCGCGCTGGCTGACGCTGTCCAGAAGGGGCTAAAGTACTATGGCATCGACCTCGTAGAGCCAGGCCTTGAGGAGGTGCTCAGGGAGTGAGCCTGAGGAGAGGTCTTGAGTTGCTCTACCTGGACCTCTGGGACGCCTTAAGGCCTCCGGCCTTTGACATAATGCTTCTCGTAGTAGCCGTCCTGGCCGGGGCCCTGACCGTGATGGAGCCCGTGACCTCAGCAGAGGCCTCCATATCCCCAGGTAACGGCCTTAACCCGGTCTACCTCTCGCTCTTCGTGGCCGTGCTCTACGTTGCCTTGAGGGGCTCAAGCGACCTAGTCAACGTAGTTCAGAGCGGAGTGATGCAGGTCTATATGTCCTACCCGGTGTCCAGGGTCACAGTGGCCACGGTGCTCTACGTGACCAGGGTCCTGCTGCCTGCGGCCCTCCTGCTGGGCCTCCCAGGCCTGATAGTTGGCATAGTCCTTTATCCAGTGGTGGCCAAGGATGTCCCGATCTACCTGGCCCTCTGGACCTCGTACCTGCTCCAGAGCCAGATGTACGGCGCTGCCTTCCTCCTCATGTCAAGTCGCCTCAGGTCGTCGGGCACGGCAATGGTGGCCAGCGTGTCATTCTACTTCGGTTACATCGCACTCTCAACGCTGCTTGACGTAATAGGCCTCTTAAATAACGTAAAGCAGCTGGTCTGGCTCTCCGACGCCATGGGCTTCCACTACGCCCTCTATTACCACATGTCAGGCCAGGGGGAGCCTGTCTGGACCCTCTTCCTGGTCCCAGCGATCTACGTCGTATTGATGGCCGCTTACTTCACCTACATGGTAAGGGGGTTTGAGCCAACATGAGGTGGCTCAGGTCAGCCGTTTCAAGGTTCCTCCTCTACACGGCCGTCGCCCTGCTCGTGGCCGTGGCCTTCGGCGCGCTCTACGGCGTCAAGCTCGGCACGTCATACAACGCAACGGTACCCTCGGGCGAGGTCGGGGCCGCAGTGGCTGTCATCATGCCGACCTCAGCAAGCGGCGTCGCGACCGTTAACGTAGAGGGGGCCTCTCAGGTCCTCTACTTGTCCCTCGACACCAACCCCATCCAGCTCCTCCCAGAAGTCCGAGGCCTCGGCCTGAAGATTACGACAATGCAGGTGACCACCGACCTGAGGGCTGGGGTAGTAATAGAGGTGGCAGGCCTCCAGGGCAACCCCATATTCGTCGAGCAGGCCTTCAAGAGCGTTGTGAAGTCAGCGAGCCCCAGCCGCGGTGTTTACTCAGTGACTCAGCAGGTCAGTCCCTCGAGCTACCTCGTGGTAGTGGCCGTCCCAAGTAACACGAGCCAGACTGTGACCTTCACGGTCAGGTACCACGTGACAGGCTACTCGAGGCTCACCAACGAGGGGGCCTTCGCGCTCTCGGCGGCCCTCGTAGTGGTGGCGGTAGTCTATGACCTCATGAGAGGGTCACGTTTATAATCTACGGGGTAAGGAGACCCCTGGTGAAAGCTTGTCCCAGGCCCAGCAGATAGAGGTGCTGGTGGGCAAGAAGCCCATAGTTAACTACATGCTTGCCATAATAGAGGCCTTCAATAACAACCCGTCGGCGACGGTCGTGTTGAAGGCCAGGGGCAGGGCCGTGTGTAAGGCCGTCAACGCCGTCAGCGCCGTTAAGAACAGGTACTTCAACGACATCTACGTTAAGTCGTTCTCAGCGTCCTATGAGGACGTTAAGACCGAGAAGGGCATTGCAAGGCTCCCGAGCGTTGAGATAGTTATAGCCAGAAGGCCTGGATCCCAGGCCCAGGGGAGCCCTACTCCTCAGTGAGGCCGAGCCTCCTCAGCAGCGACCTGTCCCTCCTGAACCTCTTGAGTATGACCTTAACTGACCTGTAGTAGGTCAGCAGCTCCTTCACGTCAGCCACCGTTGTGCCAGAGCCCAGGGCTATCCTCCTCATCCTGCTCCTGTCAATTATGTCAGGGTCGTCAAGCTCCTCATACGTCATGCTTTCTATAATGTGAAGCCACTTCCTTATCTTCTCCTCGCCAAGCTTGACCTGCTCATCTCCCACCTTGATTGGCAGCGACGCCGTGGGCAGCATCTCGAGCAGCTTGCTCAGAGGGCCGAGCCTCCTTATTGACTTGAGCTGGGCGTATATGGTCCTCATGGTGACCCTCCCCTTGGCTATGTCCTCCTCGACGACCTTGACAGCCTTCTCCTCAGCCTCGGCCTCCCTGACCCTCTCCAAAAGCGCCCTTATGTCGCCCAACCCCATGACCCTGGCGACAAAGCCCTGGGGGTTGAAGGGCTCCAGCTCCTCTATCTTCTCGCCTGTGCCGACGAACTTGACCCTAGCCCCGGTGGCGGCCACGGCAGAGAGTGCGCCACCTCCCCTGGCAGTGCCGTCAAGCTTTGTCACAACTATGGAGCCTACGGGGGTGGCCTCATGGAACCTCCTGGCTATGTCGTAGGCCCTCTGACCTATGGCCGCGTCTATGACGAGCATTACCTCGTCTGGCCTCACGGCCTCGGCCATCCTCTTCATCTCCTCGAGGAGCCCTGCCTCGTCACCGTAGCCGTGCCTTCCGGCCGTGTCAACTATGACAAGCTGGGCCCCCTTGGACAGGAGCTCTGAGACTCCGCGCTTAGCTATCTCCTCGGCCTGGCCGCTCTGCTCACCGTAGAACATGACGCCGGCCTGCTGGGCCAAGGTCTTGAGCTGCTCAAGGGCGCCTGGCCTGTAGGTGTCAGCGCTGACTAGCCCGACCCTGAGCCCCCTAGAGGAGTAGTACCTGGCCAGCTTGCCAGCCGTTGTGGTCTTGCCGGAGCCCTGGACGCCGACAAGGAGGATGACCCACGGCAGCTTCCTCGGCATTACCCTGGGCTCCCCCTCGCCCCCGAAGAGCGAGACGAGCTCATCGTAGACCGCCTTGAGGAACCAGTCCCTCCTGCTGACCCCAGGCGGTGGCTCCTGCTTGAGCGCCCTCCCCTTACCCTGTCGGTGAGCTGCTTCACTAGGGCGACGTTCACGTCGGCCCTTATGAGCTCCCTCTGTAGGTCCCTGATGAACTCGTTAACCGACTCCTCGTAGCTCCTGCCCCCTCCTAGGAACTTCCTGACGGCCTCCCTTAGCCCCTCTAGCACCAAGCCCTCTCTGGGCGCGGAGGACCCTTGAGGCTAATAACCTCACGGGGCTGAACCGCCTGGGAAGGGGTTTGGCAGGCTACGAGGTCAGGGCTGTGACGTTTCACGCTGGGACTCTTCCTGCCAGCGGGCAGGAGCTCGAGTCCTCCCTTGAGGAGCTGGCCGAGAGGGCCCTGGAGGCCGTGGACTCGGCCAGCTCCGCCACGGGCCTGAGGCCGACGTACGTTAGGGTCGCCCTGCCCGGGGTCCGCCTTGAAGATGCTTCGCGCGTGGCCAAGGTGGCCGAGAGGCTCGGCTCCGACTTACTGCTGAACGCGGGCGCCTGGCCCGCCTCGGCGGACCTGGAGAAGCTCGTTGACGTGCCGAGGTCGGGGGCCTACCTCTCAATACTCCTGGCTGAGAGGACCTGGGAGGAGGCAAGGAGGGCCTCAGCCTTCATTCACTCCCTCTCCTCCTCAGACCCAGCCCTGGCAACAAAGGTGGCGATCAACGTAACTGGGGAGGCTCACCTCATAACCCCCTACTACCCGCTCGCCTCAGCGGTCCCCGGCAGGGACATAGTTACGGCAGCCCTGACGTACCCAAGCTACCTGGCCGAGGCCTACTCCAGGGAGGGCCTCCAGGGCCTCAGGAAGGCGATAGTTGAGGCGGGGTCGAGGGCCTGGGCGGTCGTGGAGGAGGTCTCAAGGCTCACGGGCTTCGAGGCAGGAGGGGTTGACCTCAGCGTCTCGCCATGGATGGAGGACTCAAGCCTGGGGCTGGCAGAGCTGGTCTCGGGCGTCAGGATGCCAAGGCCTGGCTTCGCCCTGGGCGTTAGGGCGATAAACGAGGCCATATCTGCGGCCTCTGGGAAGATTAAGACAGTGGGCTTCAACGAGCTCATGCTCCCCCTGGCGGAGGACTCCAAGCTCAAGGCCAGGGCATCGGAGGGCGACTTAACAGCCAGGTACCTGGCGATGCTGAGCGGCGTGTGCGTGGCAGGCCTTGACATGGTGCCGGTACCGGCCTCCGTTAACGACGTTGCCGGGCTCTTCCTTGACGTGGCCGCCTACGCGCTGGCCAAGGGCAGGGCCCTCGGGGTCAGGCTGATACCTGTTGAGGGCGCGGAGCCGGGCGACAGGGTCGACCTGGGGAGGTTCGGGGACGCGCCCGTAATACCAATATGAGGGCCTAGGGCTCGCTGTAGGACGTAAGCTTGCTCATCTCTGAGGGCGACAGGGGCTCGAAGCCTCCAGCCACGCCAACGACCTTGGCCTCGGCCTCAAGGCCGCAGAGCCTGTAGGCCCTGAGGCCTGCCGCAGCGAGCCTTTCCAGCTCCTCCTCAGGCCCCAGCGCTATGAGTGAGGGGCCTGCCCCACTTATGGCCACCCCGTAGGCGCCTTCGGCCATCAGCGCCTTCCTGACCTCGTTAAAGCAGGGCACCAGCGGCGCCCTGTAGGGGGTCACGGTCTCGTCGCTCATGACCTTCCCAGCTGACCTTAGGTCGCCCGAGAGGAGGGAGGCCAGGAGCGAGAGGGCCCTGGAGAGGTCCCTCACGTGGGACCTGAAGGGCACAGAGGAGGGCAGGACTGACCTCATGAGCTTAGTCTTCTGCTCAACTGGCTTAAGCAGGGGCCTCAGTACGAGCAGCCTCAGGTCAAGCCTGAAGCTCCTGACGCTCACCTCCTCATCGTCGCTCAGGACCACTACCAGGCCCCCGAAAGAGCTGGCTGCTGCGTTGTCGAAGTGAGGCGAGCCTGCCGCCGCCTCCTCCGCCGCGCCGGCTATCCTCGTCACTTCGGCTGGGCCCAAGCCGAGGTCCAGGGCCTCGGAGGCGGCCGCCAGGGCGGCGACCGACGAGGCAGCGCTTCCCCCAAGGCCCGCCGAGACGGGCACGCCCTTCCATAGGGTGACCCTGAGGTTATACCTCAGCCCCATCGACCTCACTAGGGACTCAAGGGCTACCTCGGCCGTGTTGGGCGCGCTGACGTGCTTTAAGAAGGGGCCCGTAACGTTGAGCTTCACCCTACCAGGGCCGGGCTCAGCCTCGACGCAGGCAGCGTCGAAGTAGGCCCTGTGCGCTACCGCAAGCGAGTCGAAGCCCGGGCCGAGGTTCGCGCTGCTCGACCACGCCCTGGCGCAGCCCCGCGACATCTTTCTTGGGGACCCTCGGAGGCCTTGGCAGATTTAAGCTTTTCCCACGGTTCTACCATGTATTAAAAGGCGTATACATGTGTCTCTTGGTAAGCCTATATTCTCGTCCATGTAGCCCCTCCGTGGCGACGGTATGGCAGGGCTGGAGGAGGGGCTGTGGGGCCGGATAAAGGACGAGATAGAGGAGCTCTCAAGGAAGGGCTGCTACGAGTCGGTGAGCAACGCCCTAAGCCTCTACATTGCCCCTAAGCTAAGGGTCCTCGCGGCTGCCCTCCTCGGCTACGGGAGGAGGGCCCCCTCGAGGATCCTTGACGTAGGCTGTGGGCCGGGCACGTCAACAGTTGTCCTCAGGGCCCTCTACCCCGAGGCCGAGGTCCTCGCGCTTGACCCGGCCTCCTTCAACCTCTTGGTCGCCAAGAGGAGGGTTAGGGAGCCCTCGGGCTGCGTCCAGGCGGTCTTTGAGTCACTTCCCTTCCCTGAATCCACTTTCGACGGCCTGGTGGCCATGTTCTCCTTCAGGGACGTCTCAAGCTACCTCAGGGCCCTTGATGAGGCCAGGAGGGTGCTGAGGCCGGACGGCAGGCTTGTGATACTTGACCTCTACAGGCCCGAGGACCCCCTTGAGCTAGTGGCCTTGATAGGGCACTTCAGGGTGATAGGGCCAATACTGGGGCTCACCTACGGCTGCGGCCTGGACGGGCTGAAGTTCGCCGACATCTACCACACTGTTATGAGGATGATGACCCCCAGCGAGCTCGTCAGGGAGGCCAGGAAGAGGTTCAGGAGGGCCACCTTCGTAAAGACGCCGCTGCTCGCGGGCATACTCACGGCTGAGGGCCCTAGACCCTCGTGAACGTGAACCTTACCACGCTCCCTGACCTGTCGACCTTTGCCACCACCCTCCTGTCGTCCTTGAGCGCGTAGACGACCATGGCGGCGCACTCGAAGGAGTCCATGAGCACCTCCGCGCTCTCGCCAGGCCTCATCTTGTCTATGATCCTCATGGTCAACACGTAGCCCTCTGGGCACACCTTGCCCCTAAGGTCGTAGGTCTGCACGGCCTCTCTATGAATAGAACATGAGCTACCTTTTTAATGGTAACTCTATGCAGGGAACATCGCGTTAGATATTATGTACTCTATGAGGGGCCTGTTTTTGTCGAGCGCGAGGACCTCGCTGATCCCCCTTAACAGCTCCTGCTTTACTATGGCTGAGCAGGCGGGGTCATTGAAGGAGGGGTTCCTCATGGCCAGGTAGAAGCCAGCCCCTGACTCGTTGAAGTAGACGAAGTACGCCCACTCCATGTCGCCTGACACGGCTGGCACCAGGGTCCCCGGCCTCAGGTACCTGAAGGCCCTGGCCGCGTCGCCCAGCTCCCTTGGCAGGCCCGAGTCACATATCATCCAGGTGGCCGAGCACTCCTCTGAGGAGCCCCTCCTGCAGGCCATGGGGTCATTCCTCCTGGCCCTGGGAAGTCCTCGCCCTTAAGGACAGGGGAGGAGGTCAGTTATAAATCCCCTACCTTACACGGGAGCCTGGTGCTAGCAGTTGAAGTTCCTCAGGTGTAAGCCGAGCCAGGTCCCGTCAGGGGTCAGCGGGAAGGTGGCCATAATAGGGGCGGGGACCGCTGGCCTCGGCGCAGCTGGCGTGCTCAGGTGCAAGGGTTACCAGGTAACTGTTTACGACATGTTACCTGAGCCCGGAGGGATGTTGATCTTCGGCATACATGTTGACAGGATTCCGAAGGGGCCCGTCAGGGAGGGCGTTAAGGAGCTCATGGATGCCGGCATAGAGTTCGTGCTGAACACCAAGGTGGGCAACAGGGGCCTGGAGAAGATGGACGAGCTGGTGAAGCCCAAGAACGTGGTGGACCTCGAGGACATAATAAGGTCGCATGACGCCGTCCTCATAGCCACGGGCACGTGGACCAGCAACAAGTCCAACGTGCCCGGCGAGGACCTGCCATGGGTCTACCCGGCCATGGAGTTCCTCGTGGCGACCCACCTGGCGAAGTTCGGCTACAGGCCGTGGGAGATAGTGCCTGACGTCAAGGGGGACCTGCTGGTCGTAGGGGGAGGCTATACGGCTGAGGACGCCGCCTACGTGCCCAGGACCTACCCCGAGTACAAGGAGAGGGTGAGGAAGGTGGTCCTAAGCTACAGGAGGACCAGGAACGAGGCCCCCATGGGGCCCATGGAGATGACCAACCTTGAGGCCTCTGGCGTCGAGATATGGGAGCTGACGGTGCCCATAGCCTACAGGGAGGAGGCAGGCAGGAGGGTGGCCAGGATAATAAGGAACAGGCTCGTCCAGGTCCCGGGCGAGAAGAGGCCGAGGCCCGAGCCCATACCTGG
Coding sequences within:
- a CDS encoding ABC-type multidrug transport system, ATPase component; this translates as MPAGAVLELNEVSKRFGRTVALRSVTLSVGQGEFLGLVGPNGAGKTTLIRVSLGLLRPDSGTVRLMGFDPFREPRAREGVGVVFERPSFLPSMPVMEILERAARIYKVPGEEVRRVIELAGLKGYESKPFGNLSAGLKQRTAIAHAMIGRPRLLIADEPTSNLDPVGRGEVLRLLAELNREGVTVLLSSHVLSEVLRVVSRVAVIKSGNIVIAGPPDEVVSSARVGRVRTPDTERLAKVLAERGLEARADVNSVYVRLRGPEEERELLLALADAVQKGLKYYGIDLVEPGLEEVLRE
- a CDS encoding Archaeal DNA-binding protein, with translation MSQAQQIEVLVGKKPIVNYMLAIIEAFNNNPSATVVLKARGRAVCKAVNAVSAVKNRYFNDIYVKSFSASYEDVKTEKGIARLPSVEIVIARRPGSQAQGSPTPQ
- a CDS encoding Signal recognition particle GTPase, with the protein product MPRKLPWVILLVGVQGSGKTTTAGKLARYYSSRGLRVGLVSADTYRPGALEQLKTLAQQAGVMFYGEQSGQAEEIAKRGVSELLSKGAQLVIVDTAGRHGYGDEAGLLEEMKRMAEAVRPDEVMLVIDAAIGQRAYDIARRFHEATPVGSIVVTKLDGTARGGGALSAVAATGARVKFVGTGEKIEELEPFNPQGFVARVMGLGDIRALLERVREAEAEEKAVKVVEEDIAKGRVTMRTIYAQLKSIRRLGPLSKLLEMLPTASLPIKVGDEQVKLGEEKIRKWLHIIESMTYEELDDPDIIDRSRMRRIALGSGTTVADVKELLTYYRSVKVILKRFRRDRSLLRRLGLTEE
- a CDS encoding Signal recognition particle GTPase, producing MVLEGLREAVRKFLGGGRSYEESVNEFIRDLQRELIRADVNVALVKQLTDRVRGGRSSRSHRLGSAGGTGSSRRSTMSSSRSSGARGSPG
- a CDS encoding Homoserine kinase — protein: MSRGCARAWSSSANLGPGFDSLAVAHRAYFDAACVEAEPGPGRVKLNVTGPFLKHVSAPNTAEVALESLVRSMGLRYNLRVTLWKGVPVSAGLGGSAASSVAALAAASEALDLGLGPAEVTRIAGAAEEAAAGSPHFDNAAASSFGGLVVVLSDDEEVSVRSFRLDLRLLVLRPLLKPVEQKTKLMRSVLPSSVPFRSHVRDLSRALSLLASLLSGDLRSAGKVMSDETVTPYRAPLVPCFNEVRKALMAEGAYGVAISGAGPSLIALGPEEELERLAAAGLRAYRLCGLEAEAKVVGVAGGFEPLSPSEMSKLTSYSEP
- a CDS encoding Methylase involved in ubiquinone/menaquinone biosynthesis, producing MAGLEEGLWGRIKDEIEELSRKGCYESVSNALSLYIAPKLRVLAAALLGYGRRAPSRILDVGCGPGTSTVVLRALYPEAEVLALDPASFNLLVAKRRVREPSGCVQAVFESLPFPESTFDGLVAMFSFRDVSSYLRALDEARRVLRPDGRLVILDLYRPEDPLELVALIGHFRVIGPILGLTYGCGLDGLKFADIYHTVMRMMTPSELVREARKRFRRATFVKTPLLAGILTAEGPRPS
- a CDS encoding SirA-like protein — encoded protein: MQTYDLRGKVCPEGYVLTMRIIDKMRPGESAEVLMDSFECAAMVVYALKDDRRVVAKVDRSGSVVRFTFTRV
- a CDS encoding NADPH-dependent glutamate synthase beta chain; the encoded protein is MKFLRCKPSQVPSGVSGKVAIIGAGTAGLGAAGVLRCKGYQVTVYDMLPEPGGMLIFGIHVDRIPKGPVREGVKELMDAGIEFVLNTKVGNRGLEKMDELVKPKNVVDLEDIIRSHDAVLIATGTWTSNKSNVPGEDLPWVYPAMEFLVATHLAKFGYRPWEIVPDVKGDLLVVGGGYTAEDAAYVPRTYPEYKERVRKVVLSYRRTRNEAPMGPMEMTNLEASGVEIWELTVPIAYREEAGRRVARIIRNRLVQVPGEKRPRPEPIPGSEFDSYFDFVLEAIGERATPPFEGECCGIKLDPKWGTIVVDKDHMTTRKGVFAAGDVVHGPSQLGPALKSGMDAANAIIRYLSSR